One part of the Roseomonas gilardii genome encodes these proteins:
- a CDS encoding Rrf2 family transcriptional regulator, with amino-acid sequence MRLTLHSDYALRTLIFLGLRPQRLASIAEIAKAYRISENHLTKVVHRMGQAGFVETLRGRGGGLRLARPPEEIRIGDVVRATEEDLALVTCFAPDGTPLPGVGCAISGACRLQGALAEALGAFMAVLDGRTLRDLLGPTAPVLRQRLGMEGTPGDGSPEALAEVPA; translated from the coding sequence ATGCGCCTGACCCTCCATTCCGACTACGCGCTGCGCACGCTGATCTTCCTGGGTCTGCGGCCGCAGCGGCTGGCCTCCATCGCCGAGATCGCGAAGGCCTACAGGATCTCCGAGAACCACCTGACCAAGGTGGTGCACCGGATGGGCCAGGCGGGCTTCGTGGAGACGCTGCGTGGGCGGGGCGGCGGGCTGCGCCTGGCCCGTCCGCCGGAAGAGATCCGCATCGGCGACGTGGTGCGGGCGACGGAGGAGGACCTGGCCCTGGTCACCTGCTTCGCCCCGGACGGCACGCCGCTGCCGGGCGTGGGTTGCGCCATCTCGGGGGCCTGCCGCCTCCAGGGCGCGCTGGCCGAGGCCCTGGGCGCCTTCATGGCGGTGCTGGACGGGCGGACGCTGCGCGACCTGCTGGGCCCGACCGCCCCCGTGCTGCGGCAGAGGCTGGGGATGGAGGGCACGCCGGGGGATGGTTCCCCGGAAGCGCTGGCGGAGGTTCCGGCATGA
- a CDS encoding creatininase family protein — translation MTMREVEWARLTGPEIRAVAAQAEALAILPVGSLEQHGPHLPVITDTRSASEVSIRAARLLDGAPPALVLPGMWTGMSEHHLPFGGTISLNFAEFHGVLRGVTRSLRALGFRRLLIVNGHGGNIDPLAVAARELAHEFGLAVVASTPWAAAQAAIRPLLERQDGVHHACEAETSLMLAMTPDLVRRDRLEEAVRQAPPAVAGRPGYSRFWSFSERAPVTGTIGDPRAGTAEKGEAILDILAAEVAEAARQKDLWSAPDDVWAPGRGQGNTAGAAG, via the coding sequence ATGACGATGCGCGAAGTGGAATGGGCGCGGCTCACGGGGCCGGAGATCCGGGCGGTGGCCGCACAGGCGGAGGCCCTGGCGATCCTGCCCGTGGGATCGCTGGAACAGCATGGGCCGCATCTGCCGGTGATCACCGACACCCGCAGCGCCAGCGAAGTCTCCATCCGCGCCGCCCGGCTGCTCGACGGCGCACCGCCCGCCCTGGTCCTGCCGGGCATGTGGACGGGGATGAGCGAGCACCACCTGCCCTTCGGCGGCACGATCAGCCTGAATTTCGCGGAGTTCCACGGCGTGCTGCGCGGCGTCACGCGCAGCCTGCGGGCGCTGGGCTTCCGCCGCCTGCTGATCGTCAATGGCCATGGCGGCAACATCGACCCGCTGGCGGTGGCAGCACGGGAACTGGCGCATGAGTTCGGCCTCGCCGTGGTGGCCAGCACGCCCTGGGCCGCGGCGCAGGCGGCGATCCGCCCGCTGCTGGAACGCCAGGACGGGGTGCACCATGCCTGCGAGGCCGAGACCTCGCTGATGCTGGCCATGACGCCAGATCTGGTGCGCCGCGACCGGCTGGAGGAGGCGGTGCGGCAGGCCCCGCCCGCCGTGGCGGGCCGCCCGGGCTACAGCCGCTTCTGGAGCTTCTCCGAACGCGCGCCCGTCACCGGGACGATCGGCGACCCGCGCGCCGGCACGGCGGAGAAGGGCGAGGCGATCCTCGACATCCTGGCCGCCGAGGTGGCGGAGGCGGCGCGGCAGAAGGATCTCTGGTCCGCGCCGGACGATGTCTGGGCACCGGGGCGGGGCCAGGGGAACACGGCCGGCGCGGCGGGATAG
- a CDS encoding DUF488 domain-containing protein, whose amino-acid sequence MTGRRAAPEVRIRRAYDPPEEADGFRILVDRLWPRGLRRDGAWIDLWLKEVAPSNGLRQWFGHDPDRWTEFRTRYRAELRGSSALESLLAEVARHRQVTLLFGARDVAHNNAVVLREICARGGRGQTPAAPAVMPPQT is encoded by the coding sequence ATGACGGGGCGCCGGGCCGCGCCGGAGGTCCGGATCCGGCGGGCCTATGATCCGCCGGAGGAGGCGGACGGGTTCCGCATCCTGGTGGACCGTCTCTGGCCGCGCGGGCTGCGGCGCGACGGAGCCTGGATCGACCTGTGGCTGAAGGAAGTCGCGCCCAGCAATGGGCTGCGCCAGTGGTTCGGGCACGACCCGGACCGCTGGACGGAGTTCCGCACCCGCTACCGGGCGGAGCTCCGCGGCAGCTCCGCCCTGGAAAGCCTGCTGGCCGAGGTGGCGCGGCACCGGCAGGTCACGCTGCTCTTCGGGGCGCGGGACGTGGCCCACAACAACGCCGTGGTGCTGCGGGAGATCTGCGCCCGGGGCGGGCGGGGTCAGACCCCCGCCGCGCCCGCCGTCATGCCGCCGCAGACATAG
- a CDS encoding Bug family tripartite tricarboxylate transporter substrate binding protein: MPHPTRRLLGAAALAALPALALPGRPALAQAKPATPWPERTTRIVVPFPPAGTTDILARILADRLGPRLGVAVVVENRAGAAGVIGSEAVVRAEPDGTTLLMTTIGTGAINYALYGKTLTFKPQDLVAVSNMAKLPNVIMVPATSPIRTLADFVAAAKKSPGMTFASSGNGTSLHLTGELLKLEAGIDLTHVPYRGAGPMITDAIAGRVDMAVDNLPSSLGHIKDGRLRALAVTSAERSPALPDVPTTTEAGQPGVQALAWFGIQAPARMARPLVDRLATEIRAVLAEPATIAKVREQGAEPVGDTPAEFEAFIASEITRWGEVVRRAKVTVD, encoded by the coding sequence ATGCCCCATCCGACCCGGCGCCTCCTGGGTGCCGCCGCCCTGGCCGCCCTTCCGGCCCTCGCCCTGCCCGGCCGGCCCGCGCTGGCGCAGGCAAAGCCGGCCACGCCCTGGCCCGAGCGGACGACCCGCATCGTCGTGCCCTTCCCCCCGGCCGGCACCACCGACATCCTGGCGCGCATCCTGGCCGACCGGCTCGGCCCCAGGCTCGGCGTGGCGGTGGTGGTCGAGAACCGGGCGGGCGCCGCCGGGGTGATCGGCAGCGAGGCCGTGGTGCGCGCCGAGCCGGACGGCACCACCCTGCTGATGACCACGATCGGCACGGGCGCCATCAACTACGCCCTCTACGGCAAGACGCTGACCTTCAAGCCGCAGGACCTCGTCGCCGTCTCCAACATGGCGAAGCTGCCGAACGTCATCATGGTGCCCGCCACCTCGCCCATCAGGACGCTGGCCGACTTCGTGGCGGCGGCGAAGAAGAGCCCGGGCATGACCTTCGCCAGTTCCGGCAACGGCACCAGCCTGCACCTGACCGGGGAGCTGCTGAAGCTGGAGGCCGGGATCGACCTGACCCATGTGCCCTATCGCGGCGCCGGGCCGATGATCACCGACGCCATCGCCGGTCGGGTGGACATGGCGGTGGACAACCTCCCCTCCTCGCTGGGCCATATCAAGGATGGCCGGCTGCGCGCGCTGGCCGTCACCAGCGCCGAGCGCAGCCCGGCCCTGCCGGACGTGCCCACAACCACCGAGGCGGGACAGCCGGGCGTGCAGGCCCTGGCCTGGTTCGGCATCCAGGCCCCGGCCCGGATGGCGCGCCCGCTGGTGGACCGTCTGGCCACGGAGATCCGTGCCGTGCTGGCCGAGCCGGCCACCATCGCCAAGGTGCGGGAACAGGGCGCCGAGCCGGTGGGCGACACGCCGGCGGAGTTCGAGGCCTTCATCGCCTCCGAGATCACGCGCTGGGGCGAGGTCGTGCGGAGGGCCAAGGTGACGGTGGACTGA
- the recA gene encoding recombinase RecA has translation MDKNKALDAALSQIERAFGKGSVMRLGAKQDMADIETVSTGSLGLDVALGIGGLPKGRIIEIYGPESSGKTTLALHAIAEAQRKGGTCAFIDAEHALDPGYAKKLGVDIDNLLISQPDAGEQALEIADTLVRSGAIDVLVIDSVAALVPRAELEGEMGDSHVGLHARLMSQALRKLTGSISRSNCMMIFLNQIRLKIGVMFGNPETTTGGNALKFYASVRMEIRRIGQIKDRDEVIGNQTRVKVVKNKMAPPFRQVEFDILYGEGISKVGELIDLGVKAGVVEKSGAWFSCDSQRIGQGRENAKQFLRDNPEMAASIEQRIRAQAGQVAETMLTAPESEGEEAAAAAE, from the coding sequence ATGGATAAGAACAAGGCACTGGACGCGGCGCTGAGCCAGATCGAGCGTGCCTTCGGCAAGGGCTCGGTCATGCGGCTGGGCGCCAAGCAGGACATGGCCGACATCGAGACCGTGTCCACCGGCTCCCTGGGCCTCGACGTGGCGCTGGGCATCGGCGGGCTGCCGAAGGGGCGGATCATCGAGATCTATGGCCCCGAATCCTCGGGCAAGACGACGCTGGCGCTGCATGCCATCGCCGAGGCACAGCGGAAGGGCGGCACCTGCGCCTTCATCGACGCCGAACACGCGCTCGACCCGGGCTATGCCAAGAAGCTCGGCGTGGATATCGACAACCTGCTGATCTCGCAGCCCGATGCGGGCGAGCAGGCGCTGGAGATCGCTGACACGCTGGTCCGCTCCGGCGCCATCGACGTGCTGGTGATCGACAGCGTCGCCGCCCTGGTGCCGCGCGCGGAGCTGGAGGGCGAGATGGGCGACAGCCATGTCGGCCTGCACGCCCGCCTGATGTCCCAGGCGCTGCGCAAGCTGACCGGCTCGATCAGCCGTTCGAACTGCATGATGATCTTCCTCAACCAGATCCGGCTGAAGATCGGCGTGATGTTCGGCAACCCGGAAACGACCACGGGCGGCAACGCGCTGAAGTTCTATGCCTCGGTGCGCATGGAGATCCGCCGTATCGGCCAGATCAAGGACCGGGACGAGGTCATCGGCAACCAAACCCGCGTGAAGGTGGTGAAGAACAAGATGGCCCCGCCCTTCCGGCAGGTCGAGTTCGACATCCTCTATGGCGAGGGTATCTCCAAGGTCGGCGAGTTGATCGACCTGGGCGTGAAGGCCGGCGTGGTCGAGAAGTCGGGCGCCTGGTTCTCCTGCGACAGCCAGCGCATCGGCCAGGGCCGCGAGAACGCCAAGCAGTTCCTGCGCGACAATCCGGAGATGGCCGCCTCCATCGAACAGCGCATCCGCGCCCAGGCCGGCCAGGTGGCCGAGACCATGCTGACCGCGCCGGAAAGCGAGGGCGAGGAAGCAGCCGCCGCCGCGGAGTGA
- a CDS encoding NAD(P)/FAD-dependent oxidoreductase translates to MKLLSYWQDTATPFAGAAGGPVEGRADVAVIGGGFTGLSAALALAQRGARVVVLEAGKVAGQASGRNGGHVNNGTAHDIGGLAARLGLEAARALYRAYDDAVDTVERIVREEQIACDFRRGGKIKLAARPAHYDSIARGFDLLNREVDAETALVPRDRIREEVGSDAFFGGLLYRKSAQMHMGRFGAGLADAAKRHGAVIFEDAPMTALKRLNGTAHRIATPRGTLEAAQVLLATGYSPRMPFFFRRRVIPIGSFIIATEPLETVQIASIMPTRRTATTTRNVGNYFRISPDNRLIWGGRARFALSSPSSDTKSGRVLQAGLHRTFPQLGRPRIDYCWGGVVDLTADRLPRAGEQDGLFYAMGYSGHGTQMSVHMGQQMARVMSGEPQANPLRGLDWKPVPGHFGPPWFMPLVGAYYRLKDAWS, encoded by the coding sequence ATGAAGCTCCTGTCCTATTGGCAGGACACCGCCACCCCCTTCGCCGGAGCGGCCGGGGGGCCGGTGGAGGGCCGGGCGGATGTGGCCGTGATCGGCGGCGGCTTCACCGGGCTCTCCGCCGCGCTGGCTCTGGCGCAACGCGGCGCACGCGTGGTGGTGCTGGAGGCCGGGAAGGTCGCCGGGCAGGCCTCGGGCCGCAACGGCGGCCATGTGAACAACGGTACCGCGCACGACATCGGTGGCCTGGCCGCGCGGCTGGGGCTGGAAGCGGCGCGGGCGCTGTACCGCGCCTATGACGATGCGGTGGACACGGTGGAGCGCATCGTGCGGGAGGAACAGATCGCCTGCGACTTCCGCCGTGGTGGCAAGATCAAGCTGGCGGCCAGGCCGGCGCACTACGACTCCATCGCCCGCGGCTTCGACCTGCTGAACCGCGAGGTGGATGCCGAGACGGCGCTGGTGCCGCGCGATCGCATCCGCGAGGAGGTCGGCTCCGACGCCTTCTTCGGCGGCCTGCTCTACCGGAAGAGCGCGCAGATGCACATGGGCCGTTTCGGCGCGGGGCTGGCGGATGCGGCGAAGCGCCATGGCGCCGTGATCTTCGAGGACGCGCCGATGACCGCGTTGAAGCGGCTGAACGGCACGGCGCACCGCATCGCGACGCCGCGCGGCACGCTGGAGGCCGCGCAGGTGCTGCTCGCCACCGGCTACAGCCCGCGGATGCCCTTCTTCTTCCGCCGGCGCGTGATCCCGATCGGCAGTTTCATCATCGCCACCGAACCGTTGGAGACGGTGCAGATCGCTTCCATCATGCCGACGCGCCGCACCGCCACGACCACCCGGAATGTCGGAAACTACTTCCGCATCTCGCCCGACAACCGGTTGATCTGGGGCGGGCGGGCGCGCTTCGCGCTGTCCTCGCCCAGTTCCGACACGAAGAGCGGCCGGGTGCTGCAGGCGGGGCTGCACCGCACCTTCCCGCAACTCGGCCGGCCTCGCATCGATTACTGCTGGGGCGGCGTCGTCGATCTCACTGCCGACCGCCTGCCCCGCGCGGGCGAGCAGGACGGGCTGTTCTACGCCATGGGCTACAGCGGCCATGGCACCCAGATGTCGGTGCATATGGGCCAGCAGATGGCCCGCGTCATGTCCGGGGAGCCACAGGCCAACCCCCTGCGTGGCCTGGACTGGAAGCCAGTCCCCGGGCATTTCGGCCCGCCTTGGTTCATGCCCCTCGTCGGTGCGTACTACCGGCTGAAGGACGCCTGGTCCTGA
- a CDS encoding SDR family oxidoreductase, translating into MPRERVLVTGGASGIGRAVAERCREDGYEPVVIDIEGAEGDGILRADLSDPAQTARALEQALRAGPITRLVNNVGVVLPGPVEEQDLTTLDRAVALNLRCALQCLQALLPGMKEAGFGRVVNVSSRAALGKEWRSAYAATKAGLIGMTRVWALELGPRGITANAVGPGPIRTALFDRANPPGSERTRAITENIPVRRMGRPEDVAQAVSFLLDARSGFVTGQVLYVCGGMTAGAAGV; encoded by the coding sequence ATGCCGAGGGAACGTGTCCTGGTCACCGGCGGCGCCTCCGGGATCGGGCGTGCGGTGGCGGAACGCTGCCGCGAGGACGGCTACGAGCCGGTGGTGATCGACATCGAGGGCGCGGAAGGGGACGGCATCCTGCGCGCCGACCTGTCCGACCCGGCGCAGACCGCCCGGGCGCTGGAACAGGCGCTGCGGGCCGGGCCGATCACCCGGCTGGTGAACAATGTCGGCGTGGTCCTGCCCGGGCCGGTGGAGGAGCAGGACCTCACCACCCTGGACCGCGCCGTGGCGCTGAACCTGCGCTGCGCCCTGCAATGCCTGCAGGCGCTGCTGCCGGGGATGAAGGAGGCCGGCTTCGGCCGGGTGGTGAACGTCTCCTCCCGCGCCGCGCTCGGCAAGGAATGGCGCAGCGCCTATGCCGCGACCAAGGCCGGGCTGATCGGCATGACGCGGGTCTGGGCGCTGGAGCTCGGCCCGCGGGGGATCACCGCCAACGCGGTCGGCCCCGGCCCGATCCGCACCGCGCTGTTCGACCGCGCCAACCCGCCCGGCAGCGAGCGGACCCGCGCCATCACCGAGAACATCCCCGTCCGCCGCATGGGCCGGCCGGAGGACGTGGCGCAGGCCGTGTCCTTTCTGCTCGACGCGCGCAGCGGCTTCGTGACCGGGCAGGTGCTCTATGTCTGCGGCGGCATGACGGCGGGCGCGGCGGGGGTCTGA
- a CDS encoding DUF427 domain-containing protein: MTLHDSRKPPGPDHPIAIEPNPKRVQVRFAGRVIADSRQALVLREASYPPVQYVPRGDVDMAALERSRHATTCPYKGEASYFTLNHAGQRAENAVWSYEHPHPAVAAIAGHLAFYPDRVESIEES; the protein is encoded by the coding sequence ATGACGCTCCATGATTCCCGCAAGCCCCCCGGACCGGACCATCCCATCGCCATCGAGCCCAACCCGAAGAGGGTGCAGGTCCGCTTCGCCGGGCGGGTGATCGCCGACAGCCGCCAGGCCCTGGTGCTGCGCGAGGCCAGCTATCCGCCGGTGCAGTATGTGCCGCGCGGCGACGTGGACATGGCGGCGCTGGAACGCAGCCGCCACGCGACCACCTGTCCCTACAAGGGCGAGGCCAGCTACTTCACCCTGAATCACGCCGGACAGCGGGCCGAGAACGCCGTCTGGAGCTACGAACACCCTCATCCGGCCGTGGCCGCCATCGCGGGGCACCTCGCCTTCTACCCCGATCGCGTGGAGAGCATCGAGGAAAGCTGA
- a CDS encoding ABC transporter substrate-binding protein: MFPTPRRDAAKLLLTMLAGGALLPARRALAQTGGQAGRQGGGTMLDMAVSAPPTSVDPHYHTLTPNFALGSHIFEQLVDRTPEGKPVPALAESWKAIDDKTWEFRLRRGVKWHNGQDFTAEDVAYTIERVPNVVNSPGSYAIYTKPIARVEIVDPHTVRFHTHAVNPLMVTDMSQVAIIWHGLGPNPSTGDFNNGRNAIGTGPFRLESYQSGNRAVFVRNEDYWGRKPHWAKVNYRFIPNDGARVAALQAGDVQFIDAVPTSDITRVRKEPHIAISETTSLRSIYLRTDFRTDGPSPYVTGPNGEKLDKNPLLDHRVREALSIAINRQGIAERIMSGAALPTGQFMPPGAYGYAQDIKAPPYDPARAKALLAEAGFPNGLGITLNSSNDRYVNDAQIAQTVGQMWSRIGVKTQVDTVPFAVNAQRSARRDFSVTLGGWSNSTGEPSAGMRGLLGTRDLSRGWGTVNQALYSNPQFDGLVEQALVTVDDEKRESLWQEATRVAAKDIAWIPLHTQVNVWAMRDTLKHTPRADEMTRAMDISPR, encoded by the coding sequence ATGTTTCCGACTCCGCGACGGGACGCAGCCAAGCTGCTCCTGACCATGCTGGCCGGTGGCGCCCTGCTGCCGGCGCGGCGTGCCCTCGCCCAGACGGGCGGCCAGGCCGGCAGGCAGGGTGGGGGGACCATGCTCGACATGGCCGTCTCGGCGCCCCCGACCTCGGTGGACCCGCACTACCACACGCTGACGCCGAATTTCGCGCTCGGCTCGCACATCTTCGAGCAGCTGGTGGACCGCACGCCGGAGGGCAAGCCGGTGCCCGCGCTGGCGGAATCCTGGAAGGCGATCGACGACAAGACCTGGGAGTTCCGGCTGCGGCGCGGGGTGAAGTGGCACAACGGGCAGGACTTCACCGCCGAGGACGTGGCCTATACCATCGAGCGCGTGCCGAACGTGGTGAACAGCCCCGGCTCCTACGCGATCTATACCAAGCCCATCGCGCGGGTGGAGATCGTCGATCCGCACACGGTCCGCTTCCACACCCATGCGGTGAACCCGCTGATGGTCACCGACATGTCGCAGGTCGCCATCATCTGGCACGGGCTGGGGCCGAATCCCTCCACCGGCGACTTCAACAACGGCCGGAACGCCATCGGCACCGGCCCCTTCCGGCTGGAGAGCTACCAGAGCGGCAACCGGGCGGTCTTCGTCCGCAACGAGGATTACTGGGGCCGGAAGCCGCACTGGGCCAAGGTGAACTACCGCTTCATCCCGAACGACGGCGCCCGCGTGGCCGCGCTGCAGGCGGGCGACGTGCAGTTCATCGACGCGGTGCCGACCTCCGACATCACGCGGGTCCGCAAGGAGCCGCATATCGCCATCTCCGAGACCACGAGCCTGCGCTCGATCTACCTGCGGACGGATTTCCGCACCGATGGCCCCAGCCCCTATGTGACCGGCCCGAACGGTGAGAAGCTGGACAAGAACCCGCTGCTCGACCACCGGGTGCGGGAGGCGCTGAGCATCGCCATCAACCGCCAGGGCATCGCGGAGCGCATCATGTCCGGCGCGGCGCTGCCCACCGGGCAGTTCATGCCCCCCGGCGCCTATGGCTACGCGCAGGATATCAAGGCGCCGCCCTATGACCCGGCACGGGCGAAGGCCCTGCTGGCGGAAGCCGGCTTCCCCAACGGCCTCGGCATCACGCTCAACTCCTCCAACGACCGCTACGTGAACGACGCGCAGATCGCGCAGACCGTCGGGCAGATGTGGTCGCGCATCGGCGTGAAGACCCAGGTGGACACGGTGCCCTTCGCCGTGAACGCCCAGCGCAGCGCGCGTCGGGACTTCTCGGTGACGCTCGGCGGCTGGAGCAACAGCACCGGAGAACCCTCCGCCGGCATGCGCGGCCTGCTCGGCACGCGCGACCTCAGCCGCGGCTGGGGCACGGTGAACCAGGCGCTCTATTCCAACCCGCAGTTCGACGGGCTGGTGGAACAGGCGCTGGTCACGGTGGATGACGAGAAGCGTGAATCGCTGTGGCAGGAGGCCACGCGCGTCGCGGCGAAGGACATCGCCTGGATCCCGCTGCACACGCAGGTCAATGTCTGGGCCATGCGCGACACCCTGAAGCACACGCCGCGCGCCGACGAGATGACGCGGGCGATGGACATCTCGCCGCGCTAG
- the hmpA gene encoding NO-inducible flavohemoprotein yields MPRPLGENTIRIVKATVPALEAHGLAITRRMYERMFQNPEIRDLFNQSHHGETGSQPRALAAAVLAYAQNIDNLGVLGHAVERIAQKHVGLNILPEHYPHVATSLLGAIQDVLGEAATPEILAAWGEAYWFLAELLIGREAEIYRDQAMAPGGWSGWRDFRVAEKREESGIVTSFVLEPVDGAPVVRHRPGQYLTFWLDLPGQHPLKRNYSISSAPDDRRYRISVKREPMGVVSNWLHDVVQAGTVLKVGVPAGEFFLETRRQERPVVLLSGGVGLTPMLSMLESIAAERPDLEAHYVHGTRNGGTHAMGARTRELAAGNPRIHVTNFYEAPRSHDVAGRDYDVAGCISPEWLLANTPAREADIFLCGPRPFLRLFVNGLAQAGVPADRIHYEFFGPADELLAA; encoded by the coding sequence ATGCCCAGGCCCCTCGGCGAGAACACCATCCGCATCGTGAAGGCGACTGTGCCTGCGCTGGAAGCGCACGGCCTAGCCATCACCCGGCGCATGTACGAGCGGATGTTCCAGAACCCGGAGATCCGCGACCTGTTCAACCAGTCGCACCATGGCGAGACGGGCTCCCAGCCCCGCGCCCTGGCGGCGGCGGTGCTGGCCTATGCGCAGAACATCGACAATCTGGGCGTGCTCGGCCATGCGGTGGAACGCATCGCGCAGAAGCATGTCGGGCTGAACATCCTGCCTGAGCACTACCCGCATGTGGCGACCTCGCTGCTCGGCGCCATCCAGGACGTGCTGGGCGAGGCGGCGACGCCGGAGATCCTGGCCGCCTGGGGCGAGGCCTATTGGTTCCTGGCGGAGCTGCTGATCGGGCGCGAGGCCGAGATCTACCGCGACCAGGCCATGGCGCCCGGCGGCTGGAGCGGCTGGCGCGACTTCCGCGTCGCCGAGAAGCGGGAGGAGAGCGGGATCGTCACCTCCTTCGTGCTGGAGCCGGTGGATGGTGCCCCGGTGGTGCGGCACCGTCCCGGCCAGTACCTGACCTTCTGGCTCGACCTGCCGGGCCAGCATCCGCTGAAGCGGAACTACAGCATCTCCTCCGCCCCCGACGACCGGCGCTACCGGATCAGCGTCAAGCGCGAGCCGATGGGCGTGGTGTCCAACTGGCTGCACGACGTGGTCCAGGCGGGCACGGTGCTGAAGGTGGGTGTGCCGGCCGGCGAGTTCTTCCTGGAAACCCGCCGGCAGGAGCGCCCGGTGGTGCTGCTGAGCGGCGGCGTCGGGCTGACGCCGATGCTGAGCATGCTGGAAAGCATCGCGGCGGAACGGCCGGATCTGGAGGCGCACTACGTCCACGGCACGCGCAACGGCGGCACCCACGCCATGGGCGCCCGCACGCGGGAGCTGGCGGCCGGAAACCCGCGCATCCATGTCACCAACTTCTACGAAGCGCCGCGTTCCCATGACGTCGCCGGCCGTGACTACGATGTGGCCGGCTGCATCAGCCCGGAATGGCTCCTCGCCAACACTCCGGCGCGGGAGGCGGACATCTTCCTTTGCGGCCCACGTCCCTTCCTGCGCCTCTTCGTGAACGGGCTGGCCCAGGCCGGCGTGCCGGCGGACCGCATCCACTACGAGTTCTTCGGCCCGGCCGACGAGCTCCTGGCCGCCTGA
- a CDS encoding GFA family protein — MVDDANIRAGQCHCGAVRFEATLSDGFHSIRRCTCSYCRMRGAVVVMAEMGGIRMLRGEDALTSYRFHTGSAQHFFCSRCGIYTHHQRRSDQNLYAVNVACLDGVSPFDFPEVPVMDGINHTNDTGRPTRRAGTLRFIPAG, encoded by the coding sequence ATGGTGGACGATGCGAACATCCGGGCCGGCCAGTGCCATTGCGGCGCGGTGCGCTTCGAGGCGACGCTCAGCGACGGCTTCCATTCGATCCGCCGCTGCACCTGCTCCTACTGCCGGATGCGGGGTGCCGTCGTCGTCATGGCGGAAATGGGTGGGATCAGGATGCTGCGGGGCGAGGATGCCCTGACCAGCTACCGCTTCCACACCGGATCGGCGCAGCATTTCTTCTGTTCGCGCTGCGGAATCTACACGCATCACCAACGGCGGTCCGACCAGAACCTGTATGCCGTGAACGTGGCCTGCCTGGACGGGGTGAGCCCGTTCGATTTCCCCGAGGTGCCGGTCATGGATGGCATCAACCACACGAACGACACCGGCAGGCCGACGCGCCGGGCCGGCACGCTCCGCTTCATCCCGGCAGGCTAG